The proteins below are encoded in one region of Paenisporosarcina cavernae:
- the murB gene encoding UDP-N-acetylmuramate dehydrogenase, which yields MNKERWIQDLGTKLPQDSMMMDEPLHLHTMTRMGGIADLYVAPNTEEEAQFVVKYAHENDVTLLLLGNGSNMVVRDGGVRGIVLNFSKLNRVYINDLHVYCEAGIDIIDVSKAAAVESLTGLEFACGIPGSIGGAMAMNAGAYGGEIKDIIYQCTVLTPEGEKLVLNKEQLELEYRKSAITKYGYYVLSAEFMLEKGEQLAIDSKIADLTHLRESKQPLEYPSAGSVFKRPPGYFAGKLIQDCDLQGKGYGGAEVSTKHAGFIVNKNNATATDYIQTIDMVRSTVKEKFGVELELEVKIVGENPNA from the coding sequence ATGAATAAAGAGCGTTGGATACAAGATTTGGGAACGAAGCTTCCTCAGGATAGTATGATGATGGATGAGCCGCTACATTTGCATACGATGACGAGAATGGGCGGGATTGCCGATTTATATGTGGCTCCAAACACGGAAGAGGAAGCACAATTTGTGGTAAAGTACGCGCATGAGAATGACGTGACGCTTCTACTACTTGGAAATGGTTCCAATATGGTGGTGCGTGACGGTGGGGTGCGTGGCATTGTGTTGAATTTTTCAAAGTTAAACCGTGTGTATATTAACGATTTGCACGTTTATTGCGAAGCTGGAATTGACATTATTGACGTGTCAAAAGCTGCAGCGGTGGAATCGCTTACGGGTCTTGAGTTTGCATGTGGAATTCCAGGATCAATCGGTGGTGCAATGGCGATGAATGCTGGTGCATATGGCGGCGAGATTAAAGACATTATTTATCAGTGCACGGTGTTGACGCCCGAAGGGGAAAAACTTGTGTTAAATAAGGAGCAGCTAGAGCTCGAGTACCGTAAGAGCGCCATCACGAAATACGGTTATTACGTGTTATCGGCAGAATTTATGTTGGAAAAAGGCGAACAACTTGCGATTGATTCGAAGATTGCGGATTTAACGCATTTACGTGAATCGAAGCAACCACTCGAATATCCATCTGCAGGTAGTGTCTTCAAGCGACCTCCTGGTTATTTTGCGGGAAAACTGATACAAGATTGTGATCTGCAAGGCAAAGGCTATGGTGGAGCGGAAGTTTCCACGAAGCACGCAGGGTTTATTGTAAATAAAAATAATGCTACTGCAACGGATTACATCCAAACAATTGACATGGTACGAAGTACGGTCAAAGAAAAGTTTGGAGTAGAGTTAGAATTAGAAGTGAAAATTGTCGGAGAAAATCCGAATGCGTAA
- a CDS encoding winged helix-turn-helix transcriptional regulator: MSEVELCPRLSKAMDLIGKRWTGLIIYQLLDGPKRFSEMESALPVSGRLLSERLKELEKEGVVARKVYEEAPVRVEYTLTSKGEGLKAAIDGIEQWSKVWLS, translated from the coding sequence ATGAGCGAAGTCGAATTATGTCCAAGACTTTCGAAGGCGATGGATTTGATCGGTAAACGGTGGACTGGGTTGATCATTTATCAGTTGTTAGATGGACCTAAGCGATTCAGTGAGATGGAGTCGGCGCTCCCTGTTAGTGGTAGACTTTTGTCGGAACGGTTGAAGGAGCTCGAAAAAGAAGGTGTCGTGGCACGAAAAGTATATGAGGAGGCACCGGTGCGTGTGGAGTATACGTTGACGAGTAAGGGTGAGGGTCTAAAGGCCGCGATTGATGGAATTGAGCAGTGGTCCAAAGTATGGTTATCGTGA
- a CDS encoding VOC family protein encodes MSFQLDPQLRMGHLTLRVQSLLAMKDFYVRAFGFDVLTEAETEVIFTANGRDKLLVLQADPDATIRERHMAGLYHVAFLVSSREDLAYVIHHLLNSGIQLDGAADHLFSEAFYLHDPEGNGIEIYRDRSREEWEYQENGDLAVANAPIQFQAIMDTLDQNRPWNGFPSDTVIGHIHLQTVNLEEARTFFLEVLGMDSMIQLPNSAEFVSAGGYHHHIAVNVWQGSHRKVALPSSTGIVEYSMIVSTLSELERLANHFRELEVPFMQNKNTVSLKDMNGTNIIITSED; translated from the coding sequence ATGAGCTTTCAATTAGACCCTCAACTCCGAATGGGCCACCTGACACTACGAGTACAATCGCTCTTGGCAATGAAGGACTTTTACGTTCGCGCTTTTGGCTTTGATGTATTAACAGAGGCAGAGACGGAGGTCATATTTACCGCCAATGGTCGTGACAAACTTCTCGTTTTACAAGCTGATCCAGATGCTACGATACGAGAACGCCATATGGCAGGACTCTATCATGTCGCATTTCTTGTCTCTTCTCGAGAAGACTTAGCTTACGTCATTCATCATCTATTAAATAGCGGCATACAATTAGATGGTGCGGCGGATCATTTATTCTCAGAAGCATTCTACTTACACGATCCGGAAGGAAACGGGATTGAAATTTACCGAGACCGCTCGCGAGAAGAATGGGAATATCAAGAAAACGGCGATTTAGCAGTCGCAAATGCTCCTATTCAATTTCAGGCAATAATGGACACACTCGATCAGAATCGTCCATGGAACGGCTTTCCATCCGATACTGTAATCGGACATATACATTTGCAAACTGTAAATTTAGAAGAGGCACGTACCTTTTTTCTCGAAGTACTTGGAATGGATTCCATGATTCAATTACCCAATTCTGCTGAATTTGTATCAGCTGGTGGTTATCACCATCACATCGCTGTCAACGTTTGGCAAGGGTCACACCGTAAGGTTGCATTGCCATCCAGTACAGGAATTGTCGAGTACTCCATGATTGTAAGTACACTCTCTGAGCTTGAACGATTAGCCAACCATTTTAGGGAGTTAGAAGTACCTTTTATGCAGAACAAAAACACTGTAAGTCTCAAAGATATGAACGGCACGAACATAATTATTACTTCAGAGGATTAA
- a CDS encoding YceI family protein: MKKWNVDPAHSTLGFSVKHMMVSKVRGNFNQFDAQVEANENDLTGASIAFDIDVASINTNNEDRDNHLRSEDFFNVEAFPKMSFVATDITKKNDSDYTITGDLTIKDVTKPVTFDAEYEGKGTNPWGQEVVGFTAEGKINRKDFGLTWNQTLETGGVLVGEDIKLNLEIQANPAQ; the protein is encoded by the coding sequence ATGAAAAAATGGAACGTAGACCCAGCTCACTCAACACTAGGATTTTCAGTAAAACACATGATGGTATCGAAAGTACGCGGAAACTTTAATCAATTTGATGCACAAGTTGAAGCGAACGAAAACGATTTAACAGGTGCATCCATCGCATTTGACATCGATGTTGCTAGTATTAACACAAACAACGAAGATCGTGATAATCACCTTCGTTCAGAAGACTTCTTCAATGTAGAAGCATTCCCGAAAATGTCTTTCGTTGCAACAGACATCACAAAGAAAAATGATTCTGATTACACCATCACTGGTGATTTAACGATTAAGGATGTCACAAAACCAGTAACATTCGATGCAGAATACGAAGGAAAAGGAACAAACCCATGGGGTCAAGAAGTAGTCGGTTTTACAGCAGAAGGTAAAATCAACCGTAAAGACTTCGGCTTAACATGGAACCAAACGTTAGAAACTGGCGGAGTATTAGTCGGAGAAGACATTAAACTTAACTTAGAAATTCAAGCGAACCCAGCACAATAA
- a CDS encoding GGDEF and EAL domain-containing protein, protein MSNRIIQAYLLMSLILCIVIVVTIWNYHSTKEYVLETVQKETEELLSSFTDETNKFSNERVAELELIADYLVYIKDDQEKINFLEQQRIKMPFFTSLGFVYPDGKVLAADGSVFQVNQRESFERALQGEVVYSDLFPLFQDPSQQVTAIRLPIRDNGEIIGVLSGVINMGNILGKIATESNLPGTLYLYKDEQLVMSTKDESIEEKLVDADWFIKQMNEKDSGQFLVDENAAHYVMFQRAGADWTVVVDSFSNDLEDQISHNFWRNTAIVAITLLFLIGILLYIRRNEIREENMLKIDLLTNLPNRVLLEETLKKRLDPVKFEKFTLFFINIDRFKEINERNGYQLGDRVLFEISKKIQSIAAKDCVYRVGGDEFVILLDSQDRDEMKRLSDQIVHLMEEPIVLSTFESLWVTLSVGIRLSELGDWPDLIMQDATFAVQEAKKLGGNRAIFFSQELANQNERHRLIANNVVHALKNNEYYIVYQPIYELDAKRVTSYEALIRWESPLIGTIAPLDFIPLLEQNDLIIPVGKWIMQEVVGQIAEWDRQGKSGFHVAVNISVKQMMHPDFIPTVKEVLTVSGIQPQRLMFEITESVAVQNIELAKFALRELNELGVQTALDDFGTGYSSLSILKELPIDHVKIDRSFIVRMETEGDKSGIILQGVLDIVRNLGMTTVMEGVETEAQLSVMKEMGAHKVQGYLIGRPMIGKLAIDLQDEEFPFE, encoded by the coding sequence ATGTCCAATCGTATTATCCAGGCATATCTATTAATGTCGCTTATTCTATGTATTGTAATTGTAGTGACGATCTGGAACTATCACTCTACGAAAGAATATGTACTTGAAACTGTTCAAAAGGAAACAGAAGAATTACTTTCCAGTTTCACCGATGAGACGAATAAATTTTCCAATGAACGAGTTGCCGAGTTAGAACTTATCGCAGATTATTTAGTATACATAAAGGACGATCAAGAAAAAATCAATTTTCTCGAACAACAGCGTATTAAGATGCCTTTCTTTACATCACTAGGTTTTGTCTATCCGGATGGAAAAGTGCTAGCTGCAGATGGTTCCGTCTTTCAAGTGAATCAGAGAGAATCCTTCGAGCGGGCGTTGCAAGGGGAAGTCGTGTATAGTGATTTGTTTCCGCTTTTCCAAGATCCTAGTCAACAAGTAACAGCTATTCGATTACCAATTCGAGATAACGGAGAAATAATTGGCGTATTATCAGGCGTGATCAACATGGGGAATATACTTGGGAAAATTGCGACGGAGTCTAATTTGCCAGGCACGCTTTATTTATACAAAGATGAGCAGTTAGTTATGTCGACGAAAGACGAATCGATAGAAGAAAAATTAGTCGATGCGGATTGGTTTATTAAACAAATGAATGAAAAGGATAGTGGCCAATTTTTAGTTGATGAAAACGCAGCGCATTATGTCATGTTCCAACGTGCTGGAGCGGACTGGACAGTTGTAGTGGACTCCTTTAGTAATGATCTAGAAGATCAAATTTCACATAACTTCTGGCGTAATACTGCAATTGTTGCGATTACTTTACTCTTCCTTATTGGCATTCTTCTATACATCCGAAGAAATGAAATACGGGAAGAAAATATGCTAAAAATCGATTTACTTACGAACCTACCAAATCGTGTGTTACTTGAAGAAACGCTAAAGAAACGACTCGACCCAGTGAAGTTTGAAAAATTCACGCTGTTCTTTATCAATATTGATCGATTTAAAGAAATTAATGAACGGAACGGCTACCAGCTTGGTGATCGGGTATTGTTTGAAATCAGTAAAAAAATTCAATCGATTGCTGCTAAGGACTGTGTATACCGAGTGGGAGGAGATGAATTTGTCATCCTCTTGGATTCACAAGATCGTGACGAGATGAAGCGATTATCCGATCAAATCGTTCACTTGATGGAAGAACCGATCGTTCTTTCTACATTTGAAAGTTTATGGGTGACGTTAAGCGTTGGAATCCGACTATCTGAACTTGGGGATTGGCCAGATCTAATCATGCAAGATGCTACATTTGCTGTGCAAGAAGCGAAGAAGCTAGGTGGAAATAGAGCAATCTTTTTCTCACAAGAATTAGCGAACCAAAATGAGAGGCATCGGTTAATTGCGAATAATGTTGTACACGCACTGAAAAATAATGAGTACTACATCGTATATCAGCCTATTTATGAACTGGATGCAAAACGAGTAACTAGCTATGAAGCGTTAATTCGTTGGGAATCTCCCTTAATCGGAACAATCGCACCGCTTGATTTCATCCCGTTGTTAGAACAAAATGATCTCATCATTCCAGTTGGAAAGTGGATTATGCAAGAAGTTGTGGGACAAATCGCTGAGTGGGATCGTCAAGGAAAGTCGGGCTTCCACGTAGCGGTGAATATTTCCGTGAAACAAATGATGCATCCTGATTTCATCCCAACGGTGAAAGAAGTTCTCACGGTGTCAGGTATTCAACCACAACGATTGATGTTCGAGATCACGGAATCTGTAGCAGTTCAAAATATTGAACTTGCGAAATTTGCATTGAGAGAATTAAATGAGCTCGGTGTCCAAACCGCTTTAGATGACTTTGGTACGGGGTATTCTTCTCTTTCGATTCTAAAAGAACTGCCGATTGATCATGTGAAAATTGATCGTTCGTTTATCGTGCGAATGGAAACAGAAGGCGATAAATCAGGTATCATTTTGCAAGGTGTTCTTGATATCGTGCGAAATCTCGGAATGACTACCGTAATGGAAGGTGTAGAAACGGAAGCCCAACTATCTGTGATGAAAGAAATGGGCGCACACAAAGTGCAAGGCTACCTGATTGGTCGTCCGATGATTGGTAAACTAGCGATTGATTTACAAGACGAAGAATTTCCGTTCGAATAA
- a CDS encoding S66 family peptidase yields the protein MIRYPAPVKFGDTIGVTAPSSGVPEFLHSLIHQAVSQLETRGFLVKIGKTTWTQEKAASAPKELRAKELKEMWENPSIQAIIPPWGGEILQEILPLIDFTVLSPKWLLGYSDVSTLLFSVTVRAGIATAHGTNLVDLRSDEWDPTTSKFLDVLQMKVGESLIQHSSEKFQSSWDHTREAKPYVFHLTEKTQWKTIGDVPIRVEGRLLGGCLDTVCHLCGTPYGDIATFQQTFIKNEPILWYFEVDGFSATDFYRTLLQLQQAGWFQNTSGILFGRTPAAQDVEDFTAVDAMERLQQSLDIPIAYDGDFGHMPPQWTLVNGAFATVEVKDSKASLRMEFRP from the coding sequence GTGATTCGCTATCCAGCACCAGTAAAATTCGGAGATACAATTGGAGTTACTGCACCTTCATCAGGCGTGCCAGAATTTTTACATTCATTAATCCATCAAGCAGTTTCTCAACTAGAGACAAGAGGCTTTCTGGTAAAAATAGGGAAGACAACGTGGACACAAGAGAAAGCAGCTTCAGCACCGAAAGAACTACGTGCAAAAGAATTGAAGGAGATGTGGGAAAACCCATCTATACAAGCCATTATCCCCCCATGGGGAGGAGAAATTCTGCAAGAAATTTTACCACTAATTGATTTCACGGTACTTTCTCCTAAATGGCTCTTAGGTTATTCAGACGTGAGTACGCTGCTGTTTAGTGTAACGGTGAGAGCAGGTATTGCGACAGCTCATGGTACCAATCTAGTGGATTTACGTAGTGATGAATGGGATCCTACAACATCAAAATTTCTCGATGTTTTACAAATGAAAGTGGGTGAATCTCTTATTCAACACTCTTCGGAGAAGTTTCAATCTTCGTGGGATCATACACGTGAAGCAAAACCATATGTTTTTCATTTAACCGAAAAAACACAGTGGAAAACGATAGGCGATGTGCCGATAAGAGTAGAAGGGAGATTGTTAGGAGGTTGCCTCGATACTGTTTGTCATTTATGTGGGACACCGTATGGAGATATAGCTACTTTCCAACAGACATTTATCAAGAATGAACCTATCTTGTGGTACTTCGAAGTGGATGGTTTTAGTGCGACTGATTTTTATCGAACACTTTTACAATTGCAACAAGCCGGATGGTTTCAAAACACTAGTGGCATTTTGTTTGGAAGAACACCAGCTGCACAAGATGTGGAGGATTTTACCGCTGTGGATGCGATGGAGCGTTTACAGCAATCTTTAGATATTCCCATTGCCTATGATGGCGATTTCGGTCATATGCCCCCGCAATGGACACTTGTGAATGGTGCTTTTGCCACTGTAGAGGTAAAGGATTCGAAAGCCAGTCTGCGAATGGAATTTCGCCCATAA
- a CDS encoding DUF2500 domain-containing protein — MPFEQFGDPYSSGGFDVFSLFSIIFPLFFLVVFGIILFAIIKGISQWSKNNRSPILTVPAEVVTKRTKTSGGTGDSAASTRYFVTFEVQSGDRMELQLSGQEFGMLADDDIGLLTFQGTRYKSFERKKSN, encoded by the coding sequence ATGCCATTTGAACAATTCGGAGATCCATACAGTAGTGGGGGATTTGACGTTTTCTCTTTATTTTCGATCATCTTTCCACTCTTTTTCCTTGTCGTATTTGGAATCATTCTTTTTGCAATCATTAAAGGAATTTCTCAATGGTCCAAAAACAATCGCTCACCAATCCTGACTGTTCCTGCTGAAGTAGTGACAAAGCGGACGAAAACTTCAGGGGGTACAGGAGATTCTGCAGCGAGTACTCGTTACTTTGTGACGTTCGAAGTACAAAGTGGCGATCGAATGGAACTACAGTTGAGTGGCCAAGAATTCGGTATGCTAGCTGACGATGATATCGGATTACTCACATTTCAAGGGACACGTTATAAATCATTTGAACGCAAAAAAAGTAACTAG
- a CDS encoding FMN-dependent NADH-azoreductase, producing MNVLVVKANNRPSTEGISSKMYDVFMEEISQAKDVTVNTFDVFKEDMPYFGQDFFTAMGKSAQAEPLNDVEQRILTASNKAMDAFMEADVVVFAFPLWNKTIPAALQTFIDYIYRAGVTFSYNENGPIGLVPDKKAIILNARGGVYSTPEMAPSEMSVNYIRMIMNFFGIKDVEEIIIEGHNQFPDRAEEIIAEGMRKVQESAARLATVSV from the coding sequence ATGAATGTTTTAGTTGTAAAAGCAAATAACCGTCCTTCAACAGAAGGAATTTCAAGTAAAATGTATGACGTATTTATGGAAGAAATTTCACAAGCGAAAGATGTAACAGTCAATACGTTTGATGTATTTAAAGAAGATATGCCGTATTTCGGCCAAGATTTCTTTACTGCAATGGGCAAGTCCGCACAAGCTGAGCCATTAAATGACGTGGAACAACGTATTCTTACTGCTTCGAACAAAGCAATGGACGCGTTTATGGAAGCCGATGTCGTAGTGTTTGCCTTCCCACTTTGGAATAAAACCATTCCAGCTGCTTTACAGACGTTTATTGACTATATTTATCGTGCTGGTGTGACATTTAGCTACAATGAGAATGGACCAATCGGATTAGTTCCCGATAAAAAGGCAATCATTTTAAATGCACGTGGAGGCGTCTACTCGACTCCGGAAATGGCACCGAGTGAAATGAGTGTCAACTATATTCGAATGATCATGAATTTCTTTGGAATAAAAGACGTGGAAGAAATTATCATTGAAGGTCATAACCAGTTCCCAGATCGCGCAGAAGAAATCATTGCAGAAGGAATGCGAAAAGTGCAAGAGTCTGCAGCGCGTCTTGCTACTGTTTCTGTATAA
- a CDS encoding DsbA family oxidoreductase → MKIEIWSDYVCPFCYIGKRRLEQAIEKKGLQDHVDVVFKSYELDMSAPATSEETTYESLARKYQTTVEAAKQMTDGVREQAKSVGLTYNFDAIRPANTRDAHRLVMWAQKNDQAKELSERLFHAYFIDAREIGRREVLLEIVKEAGLNVEEAKAMLETKENLAAVRVEMQEGIELGVRGVPFFVVNEKYAISGAQPNDVFEEMLEKVAAEEGIQRSKLQLLGDTNANVCSDDSCDI, encoded by the coding sequence ATGAAAATTGAAATCTGGTCGGACTATGTTTGTCCGTTTTGTTATATAGGAAAAAGACGATTAGAACAAGCGATTGAAAAGAAAGGACTTCAAGATCACGTGGACGTTGTGTTCAAAAGCTATGAGTTGGATATGTCTGCGCCTGCAACATCGGAAGAAACAACATATGAATCACTTGCACGAAAATATCAAACGACTGTGGAAGCCGCAAAACAAATGACGGATGGAGTACGAGAGCAAGCGAAATCTGTTGGTCTCACCTATAATTTCGATGCTATTCGTCCGGCGAATACTCGTGATGCTCATCGTTTAGTGATGTGGGCACAAAAGAATGATCAAGCGAAAGAATTGAGCGAACGACTATTCCATGCTTATTTCATTGATGCTAGGGAAATCGGTCGTAGAGAAGTTTTGCTAGAGATCGTGAAAGAAGCAGGGCTAAACGTAGAAGAAGCGAAAGCAATGCTCGAAACGAAAGAAAACTTGGCGGCAGTTCGAGTGGAAATGCAAGAAGGAATCGAGTTGGGAGTTCGCGGAGTGCCATTTTTTGTGGTGAATGAAAAATACGCGATTTCTGGCGCACAACCAAACGATGTATTTGAAGAAATGTTAGAAAAAGTGGCGGCAGAAGAAGGTATTCAGCGCTCGAAGTTACAGCTTCTTGGCGACACGAATGCGAATGTCTGCTCAGATGACTCTTGTGATATCTAA
- a CDS encoding manganese-dependent inorganic pyrophosphatase, whose amino-acid sequence MTIFVTGHKNPDTDSISSAIVYAYLKQQLGMDAQAIRLGEVQDETAFALSTFGFEAPQFVEKAGEAELILVDHNEFQQSIDGIEDARILEVVDHHRVANFETADPLYMRVEPVGCTATILLKLFKENNVEIPANIAGLMLSAIISDSLLFKSPTCTEQDIAAAKELETIAGVSAQEYGLDMLKAGADLSKKTLEELLTLDAKEFGMGDYKIEIAQVNTVDVEDVLSRQEELEAAIYRNIAEKNLDLFFFVITDILNNDSVAIALGSQATKAEKAFGVNFEQNKALLKGVVSRKKQVVPVLTEALTEA is encoded by the coding sequence ATGACTATTTTTGTAACAGGACATAAAAACCCGGATACCGATTCCATTTCGTCTGCCATTGTCTACGCTTATTTAAAACAACAACTAGGAATGGACGCACAAGCAATTCGTTTAGGGGAAGTACAAGATGAAACAGCATTCGCGCTTTCAACATTTGGTTTTGAAGCACCTCAATTCGTCGAGAAAGCTGGAGAAGCAGAATTAATCCTAGTCGATCACAACGAGTTCCAACAAAGTATCGATGGAATAGAAGATGCTCGCATCTTAGAAGTAGTCGATCATCACAGAGTAGCTAATTTTGAAACAGCTGATCCTTTATATATGCGTGTTGAACCTGTCGGATGTACCGCAACGATCTTACTGAAATTATTCAAAGAAAATAATGTCGAAATTCCAGCAAATATTGCTGGTCTGATGTTATCTGCGATTATTTCTGACTCGTTATTATTCAAATCTCCTACATGCACGGAACAAGATATTGCAGCTGCAAAAGAACTAGAAACAATTGCAGGCGTTTCTGCGCAAGAATATGGATTAGACATGTTAAAAGCAGGAGCTGATTTAAGTAAAAAAACGCTAGAAGAGTTGTTGACGCTCGATGCGAAAGAATTCGGGATGGGTGACTATAAAATAGAAATTGCTCAAGTGAATACTGTGGATGTAGAAGATGTCTTATCTCGTCAAGAAGAACTAGAAGCAGCAATTTATCGTAATATTGCAGAGAAAAACTTGGATTTGTTCTTCTTTGTGATTACAGACATTTTAAATAATGATTCCGTAGCAATTGCTTTAGGAAGTCAAGCGACTAAAGCAGAGAAAGCATTTGGAGTTAACTTTGAACAAAATAAGGCACTCCTTAAAGGAGTAGTTTCTCGAAAAAAACAAGTGGTTCCTGTATTAACGGAAGCATTAACGGAAGCGTAA